The following coding sequences lie in one Pectobacterium sp. A5351 genomic window:
- a CDS encoding IS3 family transposase (programmed frameshift): MAKPKYSLETRLAVVNHYLAGKDGTHRTAERFGVERTSVRRWVRAWQLHGIDGITWKNDRHSPAFRMTVVQTVLNEELSMREAAARFNISTETVVRHWVNVYKDAGEKGLLSIKPGRSKDMTKPKKTPPLTDAALEKLSPEELRAELRYLRAENAYLKKPEGLSSKREKRQKAGIISELRLEYALGDLLRAAGMSRSTWYHNMNALKRVDRHAGLKDKIREIYHYHKGRYGYRRITLSLRKQGLLVNHKTVQRLMAELSLRSLIRVKKYRAWKGEMGKAAPNILSRNFSASKANEKWVTDVTEFSVQGKKLYLSPVLDLFNREIISYSLSERPVMEMVNTMLHDAFSALGPEDTPLLHTDQGWQYRMAGYQAKLKAQGMTQSMSRKGNCLDNAVMENFFGTLKSECFYLNRFSDLNELRKAIEDYIHYYNNERISLKLKGLSPVEYRTRALIAA, encoded by the exons ATGGCAAAGCCAAAATATTCCCTCGAAACCAGATTAGCTGTAGTTAATCACTACCTCGCCGGAAAAGATGGAACACATCGTACAGCTGAACGCTTTGGTGTTGAGAGAACATCAGTGCGACGCTGGGTAAGAGCCTGGCAACTCCATGGTATTGATGGCATTACCTGGAAAAATGACCGCCATTCTCCGGCGTTCCGGATGACTGTTGTCCAGACTGTTCTCAATGAAGAACTTTCGATGCGTGAAGCTGCCGCACGGTTTAATATCTCAACTGAAACCGTTGTCCGGCACTGGGTGAATGTATACAAAGACGCAGGTGAGAAAGGACTTCTGAGCATAAAACCAGGCCGGAGCAAGGACATGACAAAACCCAAAAAAACACCTCCACTTACCGATGCTGCACTGGAAAAGTTATCTCCCGAAGAACTGCGGGCTGAACTTCGTTACCTGCGCGCAGAGAATGCCTATCTAAAAAAGC CTGAAGGCCTTAGTTCAAAGCGAGAAAAGCGGCAGAAAGCCGGAATAATCAGTGAGCTAAGGCTGGAGTATGCGCTCGGTGATCTTCTGCGTGCAGCGGGTATGTCCCGTAGTACGTGGTATCACAATATGAATGCGCTGAAGCGAGTGGACAGGCATGCCGGGCTGAAAGATAAAATCAGAGAGATTTACCACTATCACAAAGGGCGTTATGGCTACCGCAGGATCACACTCTCACTGAGAAAACAGGGGTTGTTGGTAAACCATAAAACTGTGCAGAGACTGATGGCGGAGCTGTCACTCCGCTCTCTGATAAGGGTGAAGAAATATCGTGCCTGGAAAGGGGAAATGGGCAAGGCTGCGCCCAATATCCTGAGCCGGAACTTCAGTGCATCGAAAGCCAACGAAAAATGGGTCACGGATGTTACAGAGTTCTCGGTGCAGGGTAAAAAGCTGTACCTGTCGCCGGTTCTCGATCTGTTTAACCGGGAGATTATCTCCTACAGCCTGTCGGAAAGGCCGGTGATGGAGATGGTTAATACGATGCTGCACGATGCGTTCTCAGCGCTCGGACCGGAGGATACACCGCTGCTGCACACGGATCAGGGCTGGCAATACCGAATGGCAGGCTATCAGGCAAAGTTAAAGGCACAGGGTATGACGCAAAGCATGTCACGCAAGGGAAACTGCCTGGATAACGCGGTGATGGAGAACTTCTTCGGCACACTGAAATCGGAGTGTTTTTACCTGAACAGGTTCAGCGATCTGAATGAACTGAGGAAGGCGATAGAGGACTATATCCATTACTATAACAACGAGCGGATCAGCCTGAAATTAAAAGGCCTGAGTCCGGTAGAATACCGAACCCGGGCCCTGATAGCCGCTTAA
- the erpA gene encoding iron-sulfur cluster insertion protein ErpA, whose product MSDDIAALPLQFTDAAASKVKNLIADEENPELKLRVYITGGGCSGFQYGFTFDDQINDGDMTIEKQGVSLVVDPMSLQYLVGGAVDYTEGLEGSRFVVTNPNAKSTCGCGSSFSV is encoded by the coding sequence ATGAGCGACGATATAGCAGCACTGCCTCTGCAATTTACTGATGCAGCGGCAAGCAAGGTGAAAAACCTGATTGCTGATGAAGAAAACCCAGAGCTGAAACTGCGTGTATATATCACGGGCGGCGGCTGTAGTGGCTTCCAGTATGGTTTTACCTTTGATGATCAAATCAACGACGGCGATATGACGATTGAGAAGCAAGGGGTGTCGCTGGTGGTTGACCCGATGAGCCTGCAATATCTGGTTGGTGGTGCGGTGGATTATACCGAAGGGCTAGAAGGTTCTCGCTTTGTCGTGACGAATCCGAATGCGAAATCCACCTGCGGCTGTGGTTCCTCTTTCAGCGTCTGA
- the btuF gene encoding vitamin B12 ABC transporter substrate-binding protein BtuF, producing MTVRFFCWLTGLLLCTAAYAIPQRVISLAPHATEMAYAAGMGEQLIAVSAWSDYPPDAKTLEQVASWQGINLERILALKPDLILAWREGNPQRPLEQLANFSIPIVYLDAKTLDDIPASLRQLATYSRHPEQAEQAATDFQQEISRLQRASERHNTAPLRVFIQFGTQPLFTSSQATLQSQIVSLCGAENVFSDSPVPWPQVSREQVLRRQPQAIIVGGTPDRIASVQAFWQPQLAVPVVTVNEDWFSRSGPRLLLAARQICSQLEELRPTFSSAK from the coding sequence GTGACAGTCAGGTTCTTCTGCTGGCTGACCGGGCTACTGCTCTGCACCGCCGCTTATGCCATTCCGCAGCGTGTCATTAGCCTCGCGCCGCACGCGACGGAAATGGCCTATGCGGCTGGCATGGGCGAACAGCTGATTGCGGTCAGCGCCTGGTCAGATTACCCGCCAGATGCGAAAACGCTGGAACAGGTGGCTTCCTGGCAGGGAATCAATTTGGAGCGCATCCTCGCCCTCAAGCCCGATCTGATTCTGGCCTGGCGCGAGGGTAACCCGCAGCGACCGCTGGAGCAGCTTGCCAACTTCTCGATACCCATCGTTTATCTGGATGCGAAAACGTTAGACGATATCCCCGCATCATTGCGGCAGTTGGCGACCTACAGCCGCCATCCTGAGCAAGCAGAACAAGCTGCGACAGATTTTCAGCAGGAAATAAGCAGGCTACAGCGCGCCAGCGAGAGGCATAATACCGCTCCATTGCGGGTATTCATTCAATTCGGCACTCAGCCGCTGTTTACCTCTTCGCAAGCGACGCTGCAAAGCCAAATCGTTTCACTGTGCGGCGCAGAAAATGTCTTTAGCGACAGCCCGGTGCCCTGGCCGCAGGTCAGCCGCGAACAGGTGTTAAGGCGGCAGCCACAGGCCATTATTGTTGGTGGGACGCCAGATCGCATTGCCAGCGTGCAGGCGTTTTGGCAACCGCAGCTAGCCGTGCCGGTAGTTACCGTGAATGAAGACTGGTTTAGCCGCAGTGGCCCACGTTTGTTACTGGCAGCCCGGCAAATTTGTTCTCAGTTAGAGGAATTACGACCCACATTTTCGTCAGCAAAGTGA
- the mtnN gene encoding 5'-methylthioadenosine/S-adenosylhomocysteine nucleosidase — protein sequence MKVGIIGAMEQEVTLLRDRIENRQTFQRAGCEIYTGHINGVEVALLKSGIGKVSAALGTTLLLEHSKPDVVINTGSAGGLAPTLNVGDIVVSDEVRYHDADVTAFGYEPGQMAGCPAAFPADEKLIALTQETITDLQLNAVRGLVVSGDAFINGAEPLARIRTTFPNAIAVEMEATAIAHVCHQFAVPFVVVRAISDVADKASHLSFDEFLGVAAQQSTRMVEAILAKLAAR from the coding sequence ATGAAAGTCGGTATTATCGGCGCGATGGAACAAGAAGTAACGCTGCTGCGCGATCGGATTGAAAACCGTCAAACCTTCCAGCGGGCAGGTTGCGAAATTTACACCGGACACATCAACGGCGTAGAAGTCGCGCTGCTGAAATCCGGTATCGGCAAAGTTTCCGCCGCACTCGGCACCACGCTGCTGCTGGAACACAGCAAGCCAGACGTCGTGATTAACACTGGTTCCGCTGGCGGACTGGCCCCCACCTTAAACGTGGGTGATATCGTGGTGTCTGATGAAGTACGTTACCACGATGCCGACGTCACAGCCTTTGGCTATGAGCCCGGCCAGATGGCGGGCTGCCCTGCCGCTTTCCCTGCCGATGAAAAACTCATCGCGCTGACACAGGAAACCATTACCGATTTACAACTGAACGCCGTGCGCGGTTTGGTTGTCAGCGGTGATGCCTTCATTAACGGCGCAGAACCATTAGCCCGTATCCGTACGACTTTCCCGAACGCCATTGCCGTGGAAATGGAAGCGACGGCAATCGCGCATGTCTGCCACCAGTTTGCCGTCCCGTTTGTGGTGGTGCGTGCCATTTCTGATGTGGCCGATAAAGCATCACACCTGAGTTTCGATGAATTCCTGGGCGTTGCAGCACAGCAATCCACGCGGATGGTGGAAGCCATTCTAGCCAAACTGGCCGCACGCTAA
- the dgt gene encoding dGTPase, whose amino-acid sequence MSDIDFAKKMSFQRHFSRPKTADSEYAIVRQFESDRGRIINSAAIRRLQQKTQVFPLERNAAVRSRLTHSMEVQQVGRYIAKEILHRLQADGRLVSLGLADRQTPFESMVEMACLMHDIGNPPFGHFGESAINQWFRTLLDSHYLDNASPERVDDCNVPVLRMQQDGLDELRGQIRQDLSHFEGNAQAIRLVHTLLKLNLTYGQVACILKYTRPAYWHGELPADYHYLMKKPGYYLAEEAFVARLREELDMGEFHRHPLSYIMEAADDVSYCIADLEDAVEKEILTIEELYDRLRENWGEGAEKDIFAKTIERAYKERERFQWRSHDDQFFMNLRVYTVGQMVPHAALRFIDNLPEVYAGSFNQALLEDDSPQNRLLGIFKHVALKHVFNHHEVEQLELQGDRVIRGLLDIYSPLLEMPYQDFSQLVREDTHRRYPIETRLYHKLSSKHCLAYCEAVAALEALPESERIVREYYYRARLIQDYISGMTDLYAYDEYRKLMAAD is encoded by the coding sequence ATGTCTGATATTGATTTCGCCAAAAAAATGAGCTTTCAGCGGCATTTCAGCCGACCTAAAACGGCTGACAGTGAATATGCGATTGTGCGCCAGTTTGAGAGCGATCGTGGTCGTATTATTAACTCCGCCGCCATCCGCCGCTTACAGCAAAAAACCCAGGTCTTTCCGCTGGAACGTAATGCTGCTGTCCGTTCCCGTCTGACCCATTCGATGGAAGTTCAGCAGGTGGGGCGCTATATCGCCAAAGAGATTTTGCACCGCCTGCAAGCCGATGGACGGCTGGTGTCGCTGGGTCTGGCAGACAGACAAACGCCGTTTGAAAGCATGGTCGAAATGGCGTGCCTGATGCATGACATTGGCAATCCGCCGTTTGGGCACTTTGGCGAGTCCGCGATTAATCAATGGTTCAGAACATTGCTGGATAGCCATTATCTGGACAATGCATCCCCGGAACGGGTCGATGACTGTAACGTCCCTGTGCTGCGGATGCAGCAGGATGGGTTGGACGAATTACGTGGGCAGATCCGGCAGGATCTGAGCCACTTTGAAGGCAACGCACAGGCGATCCGGCTGGTACACACGTTGCTGAAGCTCAATCTGACCTACGGGCAGGTGGCCTGTATTTTGAAATATACCCGCCCGGCGTATTGGCATGGTGAGCTTCCGGCGGATTACCATTATTTGATGAAGAAGCCGGGCTATTATCTGGCAGAAGAAGCGTTTGTCGCCAGACTGCGTGAAGAGCTGGATATGGGGGAATTTCATCGTCATCCGCTAAGTTACATTATGGAAGCGGCGGATGATGTGTCCTACTGCATTGCAGATCTGGAAGATGCCGTCGAGAAAGAGATTCTCACGATCGAAGAGCTTTACGATCGCCTGCGTGAGAATTGGGGCGAAGGGGCAGAGAAAGACATTTTCGCTAAAACGATCGAACGGGCCTACAAAGAGCGTGAGCGCTTTCAATGGCGTAGTCATGACGATCAGTTCTTCATGAATCTTCGCGTTTATACCGTGGGGCAGATGGTGCCGCATGCCGCGCTGCGTTTTATCGACAACCTGCCAGAGGTTTATGCCGGATCGTTCAATCAGGCGTTGCTCGAAGACGATAGCCCGCAGAATCGCCTGCTAGGCATTTTCAAACACGTCGCCTTAAAGCACGTTTTTAATCATCATGAGGTTGAGCAACTGGAGCTACAGGGGGATCGCGTAATTCGCGGCCTGCTGGATATTTATAGCCCACTGCTCGAGATGCCCTATCAGGATTTCAGCCAGCTTGTCCGTGAGGATACACATAGGCGCTACCCGATTGAAACGCGGCTTTATCACAAGCTATCCAGCAAGCACTGTCTGGCCTATTGCGAAGCGGTTGCCGCGCTGGAAGCCTTACCCGAAAGTGAGCGAATCGTCCGTGAGTATTACTATCGGGCGCGTCTGATTCAGGATTACATCAGCGGCATGACGGATTTGTACGCCTACGACGAATACCGCAAGCTGATGGCGGCAGATTAG
- the degP gene encoding serine endoprotease DegP, with translation MKRKSLVLSALALSLAMAMGSTTANAAESAASSASSGQLPSLAPMLENVMPSVVSIYVEGHTTNAGKEGIPPQLQPFFGENSPFCQEGSPFQSSPMCQGEGDDDGDAPQQENFQSLGAGVVINAEKGYVVTNSHVVDNADKIQIRLSDGRKYDGKVLGKDPRSDIALVQLKDFKNLTAIKVADSDQLRVGDYTVAIGNPYGLGETATSGIVSALGRSGLNIENYENFIQTDAAINRGNSGGALVNLNGELVGLNTAILAPDGGNIGIGFAIPSNMVKSVVAQIVEFGEVKRGELGITGTELNSELAQAMKVDAQRGAFVSQVRPKSAADEAGIKAGDVIVTLNGKAVSSFSALRAQVGSLPVGSKVALGLLREGKPLTVEVTLQQSNQAQVASGNLYSGIDGAELSNTQVDGEKGVKVDNVKPGSAAAKVGLKKDDIILGVNQQVVQNIGELRKILDSKPAVLALNVRRGDSTIYLLAQ, from the coding sequence ATGAAAAGAAAATCACTGGTTCTGAGTGCGCTGGCGTTAAGCCTGGCGATGGCGATGGGTTCCACCACGGCGAATGCGGCTGAGTCAGCGGCATCTTCCGCGTCATCGGGTCAACTTCCTAGCCTGGCCCCCATGCTGGAAAATGTCATGCCTTCCGTGGTGAGTATCTATGTGGAAGGGCATACCACCAATGCGGGAAAAGAAGGCATCCCGCCGCAGCTTCAGCCATTCTTTGGTGAGAATTCGCCTTTCTGCCAAGAGGGATCGCCGTTCCAGTCATCGCCGATGTGTCAGGGAGAAGGTGATGATGACGGCGACGCGCCACAGCAGGAAAATTTCCAGTCGCTGGGTGCCGGTGTGGTGATCAACGCGGAAAAAGGCTACGTGGTGACCAATAGCCATGTGGTGGATAACGCTGATAAGATTCAGATTCGACTCAGCGATGGCCGCAAGTATGACGGCAAAGTATTAGGCAAAGATCCGCGTTCCGATATCGCGCTGGTGCAGTTGAAAGACTTTAAAAATCTGACGGCTATCAAGGTCGCAGATTCCGACCAACTGCGGGTCGGTGACTATACGGTAGCGATCGGTAACCCATATGGTCTGGGGGAAACGGCGACATCGGGTATTGTGTCTGCGCTGGGGCGCAGTGGGTTGAATATTGAAAACTACGAGAACTTTATTCAGACCGATGCGGCGATCAACCGGGGGAATTCCGGTGGGGCACTGGTGAACCTGAATGGAGAACTGGTTGGGCTGAATACCGCGATTCTTGCACCAGATGGCGGCAATATCGGAATTGGTTTCGCTATCCCCAGCAATATGGTGAAAAGCGTCGTGGCGCAGATTGTCGAATTTGGCGAAGTGAAACGCGGTGAACTAGGCATCACCGGGACGGAGCTGAACTCCGAACTGGCGCAGGCGATGAAGGTTGATGCCCAGCGCGGCGCGTTTGTGAGCCAGGTTCGGCCGAAGTCAGCAGCCGATGAGGCGGGCATCAAGGCGGGCGATGTGATCGTGACGCTGAATGGAAAAGCGGTCAGCAGCTTCTCCGCGCTGCGTGCGCAGGTTGGCTCGCTGCCGGTGGGCAGCAAAGTGGCGCTGGGCCTGCTGCGTGAGGGTAAACCGCTGACGGTCGAGGTGACGCTGCAACAGAGTAATCAGGCTCAGGTGGCTTCCGGCAATCTCTATTCTGGCATTGACGGTGCCGAGCTGAGTAATACTCAAGTGGACGGTGAAAAAGGCGTTAAGGTTGATAACGTCAAACCCGGTTCTGCCGCAGCTAAAGTTGGCCTGAAGAAGGACGACATTATTCTCGGGGTTAACCAGCAGGTGGTACAGAATATTGGCGAGTTACGTAAAATTCTCGACAGCAAACCGGCAGTCTTGGCGCTGAATGTGCGGCGTGGTGACAGCACGATTTATCTGCTGGCTCAATAA
- a CDS encoding CdaR family transcriptional regulator yields MASYHLNAKMAQDIVARTMQIIDSNINVMDARGKIIGSGDQERLGELHEGALLALSQGRVVDIDDAVARHLHGVRPGINLPLRIDGEIVGVIGLTGNPSQLRQYGELVCMTAEMMLEQARLLHMLAQDSRLREELVLNLIRTDDLSPALMEWAQRLGIDLNKPRVAAVIEVDSGQLGVDSAMAELQQLQTLLTTPERDNLIAIVSLTEMVVLKPALNPHGRWDAEEHRRRVDTLMSRMAESSRLRVRLALGNYFAGPGSIARSYRTARTTMSVGKQRMPAQRCYYYQDLMLPVLLDSLRGGWQANELVRPLSKLKAMDGNGLLRRTLGAWFRNNVQPGATAKALFIHRNTLEYRLNRISELTGLDLGNFDDRLLLYVALQLDEEE; encoded by the coding sequence ATGGCGTCGTATCATCTCAATGCCAAGATGGCACAGGATATTGTCGCACGAACCATGCAGATCATTGATAGCAATATCAACGTGATGGATGCTCGCGGTAAGATTATCGGCAGTGGCGATCAGGAACGATTGGGGGAGTTACATGAAGGGGCACTGCTGGCGCTCTCGCAGGGACGGGTTGTCGATATTGATGATGCCGTGGCGCGCCACCTGCACGGCGTGCGTCCTGGCATCAATTTACCCCTGCGCATCGACGGTGAAATTGTCGGCGTTATCGGCCTGACGGGCAACCCCAGCCAGCTAAGGCAATACGGCGAACTGGTCTGCATGACGGCGGAAATGATGCTCGAACAGGCGAGGCTGCTGCATATGCTGGCGCAGGATAGCCGCCTGCGTGAAGAGCTGGTACTGAACCTGATTCGCACCGACGATCTTTCTCCCGCCCTGATGGAGTGGGCGCAGCGCTTGGGCATCGATCTGAATAAACCCCGCGTCGCGGCGGTGATCGAAGTGGACAGCGGGCAGCTCGGGGTGGATTCCGCTATGGCGGAGCTACAGCAGTTGCAAACGCTGCTGACCACGCCGGAACGTGACAACCTTATCGCTATCGTTTCGTTGACGGAAATGGTGGTGCTGAAACCGGCGTTGAATCCCCACGGACGCTGGGATGCAGAGGAGCACCGACGTCGGGTGGATACGCTGATGTCGCGCATGGCGGAAAGCAGCCGGCTACGGGTACGGCTGGCGCTAGGAAACTATTTTGCCGGCCCTGGCAGTATTGCGCGTTCTTATCGCACGGCACGTACGACCATGAGCGTGGGTAAGCAGCGTATGCCCGCTCAGCGCTGTTATTACTATCAGGATCTGATGTTGCCCGTACTGTTGGACAGCCTGCGCGGCGGCTGGCAGGCAAACGAGCTGGTGCGGCCACTCTCGAAGCTGAAAGCAATGGACGGAAATGGTTTGTTGCGTCGGACGCTGGGGGCTTGGTTCCGTAATAACGTTCAGCCTGGAGCGACGGCGAAAGCGCTGTTTATTCATCGCAATACGCTGGAGTATCGTCTCAACCGTATCTCTGAACTGACGGGGTTAGATCTGGGGAATTTCGACGATCGTTTGCTGCTGTACGTGGCTTTGCAACTCGATGAAGAAGAGTAG
- a CDS encoding sulfate ABC transporter substrate-binding protein yields MRRLGLSVATAALLFSGVASAATELLNVSYDPTRELYQQYNAAFIKHWKATTGEDITIKNSHGGSGKQARSVIDGLQADVVTLALAGDIDALNLNQQLIDPKWQARLPDNSTPYTSTIVFLVRKGNPKQIKDWNDLVKPGVEVITPNPKTSGGARWNFLAAWAYAKAQPGGNDETALKFVTELYRHAPVLDTGARGATISFVQRQLGDVLLAWENEAYLSLQEQGGDQLEIVTPSLSILAEPPVAVVDKVVERKGTQKQAEAYLQYLYSDEAQRIIGKNFYRPRNAKIAEEFKDQFAPVNLVTIDKDFGGWKAAQDKFFNDGGVFDAIFKEINK; encoded by the coding sequence ATACGTCGTCTGGGGTTATCTGTTGCTACGGCAGCACTGTTGTTTTCCGGTGTGGCCTCGGCGGCTACCGAATTATTAAACGTGTCTTACGATCCAACACGTGAACTGTATCAGCAATACAATGCGGCGTTTATTAAGCATTGGAAAGCGACCACCGGTGAAGATATCACCATCAAAAACTCGCACGGCGGTTCTGGAAAGCAGGCACGTTCGGTGATTGACGGCTTGCAGGCTGATGTGGTGACGCTGGCGCTGGCTGGTGATATTGATGCATTAAATCTGAATCAACAACTGATCGATCCTAAATGGCAGGCACGTCTGCCTGACAACAGCACCCCTTACACCTCCACCATCGTTTTTCTGGTACGTAAAGGTAATCCAAAGCAAATCAAAGACTGGAACGATTTGGTGAAGCCGGGCGTTGAAGTCATCACGCCAAACCCGAAAACCTCTGGTGGCGCGCGTTGGAACTTCCTGGCGGCGTGGGCCTATGCCAAAGCGCAACCGGGCGGCAATGATGAAACTGCGCTGAAATTTGTGACTGAGTTGTATCGCCATGCGCCAGTTCTGGACACTGGTGCGCGTGGGGCAACCATTAGCTTTGTACAACGTCAGTTAGGCGATGTGCTGCTGGCATGGGAAAATGAAGCGTACCTGTCTCTGCAAGAGCAGGGCGGCGATCAGCTTGAGATCGTCACACCGTCTCTATCGATTCTGGCTGAACCGCCGGTTGCCGTAGTGGACAAAGTCGTTGAGCGCAAGGGAACGCAGAAACAGGCTGAAGCCTACCTGCAATACCTCTACAGCGATGAAGCGCAGCGCATCATTGGTAAAAATTTCTACCGTCCGCGCAACGCCAAGATTGCCGAAGAGTTTAAAGATCAGTTTGCCCCTGTGAATCTGGTGACGATTGATAAGGATTTCGGCGGCTGGAAAGCGGCACAGGACAAATTCTTTAACGATGGCGGCGTGTTCGATGCAATCTTTAAAGAGATCAATAAGTAA
- the cysT gene encoding sulfate ABC transporter permease subunit CysT, with protein MSQRSSSVIPGFGLTLGFSLSYLGLIVLIPLAGMFLYASQLTFGQFWDLITSRQVLFSLRLSFGTALAAAFINGILGTLLAWVLVRYTFPGRKVIDAMIDMPFALPTAVAGIALTALYAPNGLIGSLFPFKIAYTGIGITLALIFVTLPFVVRTLQPVLADIPKEVEEAAACLGARPLQVFRHVLLPALLPAWLTGFALAFARGVGEYGSVVFIAGNIPFKTEILPLLIVSKLDQYDYKGATGIGVFMLLVSFIMLLLINVLQRRIQPKL; from the coding sequence ATGTCACAGCGTTCTTCCTCAGTGATTCCCGGTTTCGGGCTAACGTTAGGGTTCAGCCTGAGCTATTTAGGATTAATTGTCCTCATTCCGTTGGCGGGGATGTTTTTATATGCCAGCCAACTAACGTTTGGTCAATTTTGGGATTTGATAACCAGCCGTCAGGTGCTTTTCTCCCTGCGGCTTTCGTTTGGTACGGCGCTGGCGGCGGCTTTTATTAACGGCATTCTCGGGACGTTACTGGCCTGGGTGCTTGTGCGTTATACCTTTCCCGGCCGTAAAGTGATCGATGCCATGATCGACATGCCCTTCGCGCTGCCAACCGCAGTCGCGGGGATTGCCCTGACGGCGTTGTATGCACCGAATGGCCTGATTGGCTCACTGTTTCCGTTCAAAATTGCCTATACCGGTATTGGTATCACGCTGGCACTTATTTTCGTGACGCTGCCCTTTGTGGTCAGAACGCTGCAACCGGTGCTCGCTGATATTCCTAAAGAAGTCGAGGAGGCCGCAGCCTGTCTGGGCGCGCGTCCGCTTCAGGTTTTCCGCCATGTGTTGCTGCCTGCGTTGTTGCCGGCGTGGCTGACGGGTTTTGCACTGGCCTTTGCGCGCGGCGTTGGGGAATACGGTTCTGTGGTGTTTATCGCGGGGAATATTCCGTTTAAAACCGAAATTCTACCGCTGCTGATCGTCTCCAAGCTGGATCAGTATGACTACAAGGGAGCAACAGGGATCGGCGTATTCATGCTGCTGGTTTCTTTCATTATGCTGCTGCTGATTAACGTGTTGCAGCGCCGCATTCAACCGAAACTGTAA
- the cysW gene encoding sulfate ABC transporter permease subunit CysW has product MEQVISTQANAAKRKKQPAAYYILVSLAWVVFFLILVLPLMMVVTQGLDKGVGAFWDAITEPDAISALKLTLLATVISVPLNVVFGLATAWCVTKFEFRGKSFLLALIDLPFSVSPVVAGLVYVLLFGAQSKIYPFLLEHDLQIVYAVPGIVLATIFVTLPYVARELIPLMEEQGSQEEEAARLLGANGWQMFWHITLPNVKWALIYGVVLCTARAMGEFGAVSVISGHIRGLTNTLPLHIEILYNEYNIVAAFSVAILLLIMSLVVLLLRQWSEGRLTKQIQKQQELAKNEH; this is encoded by the coding sequence ATGGAACAGGTTATTTCCACTCAGGCCAACGCGGCTAAAAGAAAAAAACAGCCCGCCGCCTATTACATTCTGGTTTCACTCGCGTGGGTCGTCTTTTTCCTGATTCTGGTGCTGCCGCTGATGATGGTCGTCACTCAGGGGCTGGATAAAGGCGTCGGCGCATTTTGGGACGCGATTACCGAACCGGATGCGATCTCCGCACTTAAGCTGACGCTGCTTGCGACCGTCATTTCCGTGCCATTAAACGTGGTGTTCGGACTGGCGACGGCGTGGTGTGTGACGAAATTCGAATTTCGTGGCAAGAGCTTTTTGCTGGCGCTGATCGATCTGCCGTTTTCCGTTTCCCCCGTTGTGGCGGGGTTGGTTTATGTGCTGCTGTTTGGCGCGCAAAGCAAGATTTATCCCTTCCTGCTTGAACACGATCTGCAAATTGTTTACGCCGTACCGGGCATTGTGTTGGCGACGATTTTCGTCACGCTGCCTTATGTTGCCCGTGAGCTGATCCCGCTGATGGAAGAACAGGGGTCGCAGGAAGAAGAAGCGGCGCGTCTGCTGGGGGCGAACGGCTGGCAGATGTTCTGGCACATTACGCTGCCGAATGTGAAGTGGGCGCTGATCTACGGTGTGGTGCTGTGTACCGCGCGTGCGATGGGGGAATTTGGCGCTGTTTCCGTCATTTCCGGCCATATTCGCGGCCTGACGAACACGCTGCCGCTGCACATCGAAATTCTTTATAACGAGTACAACATCGTTGCGGCCTTCAGCGTGGCGATTCTGCTGCTGATCATGTCGCTGGTGGTGCTGTTACTGCGCCAGTGGAGTGAAGGTCGATTGACGAAGCAAATACAGAAACAACAGGAGTTGGCCAAAAATGAGCATTGA